Genomic DNA from Gossypium hirsutum isolate 1008001.06 chromosome A01, Gossypium_hirsutum_v2.1, whole genome shotgun sequence:
gattagtaaAGAATGAAAATGAGTAAGCTATGTTTATGATCATGTGAAAGGGTACAAGTATGTACTAAAAATTCATGAGTGATGAGCTCGATGCATATTGGACttttggtaagaatgtaaatgagtaagtcctacctatgagaatgactttgtgacgaccttgtaaatattaggtCGATACCTATGGTgtataattatgtggtaaatttgatggATGATTATGTGTGGGGCTTTTAGGTCGAATTAAATTGGGACATGATATGTTTATCCCTTCACCTTGTGGCCTaatgaatatgaaaagagaaattgattggcataaaagcctatttaaagataattatgaaagggtaaaattagcattgaaatagttttggatagtagtagcagtctgactttgaaagtccaccaaaaattgtggaaatagaattagaggttgaataaaatatgaaattaaaggttattaagtctagttttatgtagaagaaactatgtaagcaaaaaaagttcatattatgagatatttaaatttttgtaagatagagttagaatgatttcgaaatcccctattctgatttgggaaaatcattaaaaattttaaaaaaataattatgggttataagtTATATGCTTATAATCctcaatgagtatatttttaaaagaaacaaaaggaaacATCATCTGATTACCATATgaggaaataattaattttcagtgaagaggggtcggaactatcagatagcaaaataggggtgaatttaaagaataaactatgcttattggcttaaccaaaaattctaaaatttttatggtaaaaatatatgtgaatttagtttctggaaaaattagcggatcttaatttggagtttcgtagctccagattaaataatttagtgactacaacttgagaaaatagcttgacttgAACATAAGCAAAAATGCAAATATTGTGGTATcaccttgagaagcaagttgataaattgcttattaatttcatacggtcttactaagatataaagcttactcccttcctttccttttctttagtgttgacaggttagcttagggttggagatcatcggaagcagcaccacactatcaaaccatcacctttggaatattgatatatatatgttaagcaccttcaagtgaatggcatgtatagggacttggttttttttatgatatgtgttaacatgactagccaaatgtattggcctatattgagttatttgtatatagccatgaagggtggctcatattgattatggtttgtgaacctatctatctatgctatgttctaatgcttgtgatgtgattatgcttgttggccgtatatggttggtgttatgaaatatgtgcataatggatgttttatgaccaatctaAATGGTCATGGCcataaattaaatgtgtaatatggaaataaagatatgaaggattaagggtaacttaaaggcttggaaaatagcctaaatgttggccacacgggctgagacacgaccgtgtgtctcaaccatgtggggGACATGGCcttaccacacgggcatgtggcttggccgtgtggttcaaattattcgctgacgtcataaacagagagttacacggcctgaggacacgggcgtgccaaagacacacgggtgtgcccttgtgtccacacgggcatgtgaccctatttcatgagaaaattttactatgttttttccaaaacttttcaaagttctcggtttagtttcGGAActctcccaatgtatgttttgggctttgtagacccaaataagggacgatatgcatacgtataattaatttttttatttaaatgaaattttatggcctgattttacatgattgtttgtgtttaagtccggtaatgccttgtaccctgtccCGGCGTAGGAAACGGGGAAGGAGTGTTATAATGGTTGCTTGAAATCTAAGAGAATTAAAGTTAGAAAACTTGTATTGAAAGGTATTTTCAAGTACACACAGCCCGGCACAAGATCGTGCACCATACACGACATGTGGCATAGTTGTCTGATCTATGTGTTTTGAGTTATTTTTTGTGCACATGGCCACATtctgttacacgacctagcaacACAGTCGTGTGACATATTTGGAATATTTACACTTCTGACCCATACAACATCAGTGAGTTACATAGTTTGTTAGCACGACCGTGTGACTCCAACCTACACGGCATCAGGCTATCACACGACTTgcccacatggccatgtgatctaCCCCACACGCCCTCAGCCTtccacacggtcaggggacacggccatgtgacccctgtttgcAGATTTTTCCTAtctctttatttttgtttcaaatttatcCTTGTTTGATACCGAGTTGGTtttaagctttcgtaagctcgatataaacccaaaattgattgaattacatGTTATACTTGATCATATGTGATGTAATGATATTTAATTGAGATTTTGGTTAATAAATAGCATGTAATTGTTTTGTATTTGTTTGTAGCATTCTATTACTTGGGTTCGACGACCGGACTGGgtaaaggggtgttacaaaacaaaacattttctttttagtataatttaatataaattaattattttacaatttcctTCGTTGATCAACCCCCCAAAAAAAGGTGTTTGAATTTCATAAATTGAAAAGGACTTTCGACAACcacaattgaattttatttaattatttgtgcATTTTAAGAAGACGTGGATTTAATTAAAtctaaaagaaattattattaatttattcatttttataaaaaattaaatttagtttttaataattGCATTATACTTTATACTTTATATTCATCTTTAAAGAAGCAAGCAAAAATGTAAATTGATATAGTTATTgatgtgtgtatatataaatataatgttTGCGGGTTTGTTTAATTTGGAAGGAAGCAGTTTGAGCTGGAGCAAAAATAATTTGTTTTCTTCAAAGTTTCTTCTATTTGGGCTCCAAGCCcgtgaatagtttttttttattgcgGAACCTTTAGATGGACCCAGTATGCGAAAATATTTGCTCTTCAGCAAAGTGCTAATTTTCATTCCCCTTAGTTTTCCTTATTTTGTTTCATTGTACATACGACAGTTTTCTTCCATTTTGTTTCATTGAACATACCACAgtttttttcttccattttgttTCATCAAGATAAGTATACAcattttttgaatatatataatatattagactaaaacaataaattttataaatattgagagctaactttattattacattaataaaaagtttaaataaatattttcgtCAAAATTTAAATTGCTATTCATATTTggtgataaaaaatttaattttgaatagcttaatgataaaaaaattaaatcaaataatttaataactaaaaaaaataaaagtttaatgaaccaaatataacaataatttaatgactatttttttactttactttttctttttttaagtgtagatttaataactttattcttcattttcaataatattatatatgataaTCTTAAAAAGGTAACGAAATAGGAATTTGCCCTCCCAAACTTGAATTAGAACCATAAAACCCCATTCTTGCTAATCAGGAATCGGCTATTGTCCATGTCATATCATTCTCAAATATCCAATGACAAACTTCTATTCGACCCGGACCTGAACCTAAAGCCAAGAAAGCTCCATGACCCGAACTCCAACTAGATGTGTCCAAGTGACAGATGGCAACACCATGGTTAATCTTCTCCATTGAATCCGGATCCAGAATATCAGCTTCATAGACCCGGACCTTGGGAACCGAGTGACAATAGTAAAGTAAATACGGGTACAAACTCTGGTGACACGAAACCGATTTAGTCACTTTCCCACCATCGATTTTTCCAACACTTCCTATCATTATATTCTTCTTTGACCCATTAACGTTTTGGGTGGTACGAACCTCCACGTTCCGCCCCAGAACAGAGGTGGCGAAGTCGACCATGTCCTCGGCCGAGCCCACGCAGCGCTTCGTCTCGCCCGGGCTCGGCAGTCGCTCGCACTCTTTTAAAGCATCCAGCATTATGGTCCCCAGTGTGGAGTTGTCCCCTGCGTGGAATATCCATTTCAGTTGGTCAATCTCGGAAGACGAAAAGGGTATTTTGGAAAGGATAGTCCGTGGCAAAAACGACCTCGCCGGCATCTTATCCTTAATGTCCGGCATTGGAATCACCATTCCTCGCTTCAACATCTTTTCCCGGAAGAACTTACCCGGCTCCACCCACTTACTTATCACAACTTTACCTAAAGTTGTTGAACTCTCATTGCTGTATCTACTGAAAGTGACACCCTTCTTTGTATAATCCTTGAAAGTGGTGTTTCTTCCATAGATCTTGAATCCTATGGACTGCCCATCGGCTCCTTGCCCATATCCAGTGAATTTTTCGGTTCCTTCGTTGAAAGATTGGCCATAGTTGTCGAAATCAACTTTCGCTCCGTTAGAACTTTTAGCATAAGATTGGAAAGAGCTGTCACCCACATTGGACTGGTCCCGGTAACTTGAGAAACTGTCAACAGCCGCATTGCCACCGTCTCCATAACTCTTGAAACCATTTACAGGATTATTGGAATCGAATGCATAAGAAGTGAAAGTATCTTTAGCTCCATTCGCCGTTTTTCCATAGCCAGAAAAGTCCGACCCCATCACATTCGAATCTTTACCGTAACTTGTAAAGTCGTTAGGGACGCCATTACCGTTTTTCCCGTAATTTGAAAATGACTGCTGCCCGGCGTTGGTCTCCTCTGTGTAGTGCGTGAATGTCTGCCCATGCCCGTTAGAATCATCCGAATACGAAGTGAATCGGAGGTTAGGGACGTTGACTTCGTGGTTGTAGTTGTTGAAGTTCTCGGAACCACCAGTGGCGTCTCCGCCGTAGGTGTTGAAGCTCTGGTCGACGACATTTGATGCACTGGCGTAATTGGAGAATTGGTCCTTGTGACCCGCGGAGTCCCGGCTGTAGCGAcgaaaagagtcaatgacaacgtTGTCGTTTTCAGAGTAGTTCTTGAAGGAGTCGAGTCCAGCGAGTCGATCGGAGTCGTAATTAGTGAAGTTCCTGTCGAGGTAGACGGCGAAGTTAACGTCTTTGGAATGTTTCTCGAGACTGGGCGATAAGTCGGGGAAGCAAAAGAGTTTAGCGGAGGAACAAAAGGAAGGAAGACGAGAAGCGAGGTTGTTGTGGGCGGCGAGTTTCGAGAAACTGGCGGAGTCGACGGCAGTTAATGGTGAAACTTTAGAGAGTAAAAAATGGGTGTTGGGGATTTCCTTGTGGAGCTCTTTGTTCCAATAGCGAATGAAGGAGGATTTTGGAGTAAATGGGTTTCCCGACACCCCACCCAAAGTAACCTGCAATTAGCCCATGAAAATAAGTAAAgattataaccaaaataaaatgaaaataagaaacaaTATGCTTACACTGAATGATGAGAAATGAACAAAGGAGAGGAAGAGAAGATTCCATAGATTAAGCATTTCCctgctttctttctttttttaatttcccaGAGAGAGAATGGTGGTGCGCTTGTTTGTTGCGTTGGAAGAGAGGAATTtatagaaagaaaaagagaaggtgCACTGTGGTGGAGAGACTTCTTTTGGGTTCTTTTAGCTAATATGTTTTACGGTGACCACTATATTGGAGTCatattttatctaatttattaaaaatataaataaattagtttatgtatattaaattaaaataaattaatttttttattattaaaaattagtatgattaataaaataattaaatagtaataTGTGACGTGTTATATTTATATcagtatataaattaatttttaataatataaataaataaaaattttatcaaaaatatcaattaatttttggataaaatgtataatttattattttttaaataaataaaataaaattcgcaATACATCAGTTTGAATTTAACCCAACTAACATTTGCTTAAAAGTTTATATTTTTCAactttattttaaatcttttgtatgaatattgataAAACTTTTCTCCGTTTAAAGTTAAACTCCACTCACTATACTGACAGTTCTACAgacacaaatattataaatataggAACAAATATAAATGATGATAATTGCAGTGGGGAAAAGCCATCCCATTGTTTGGATTGAAGAAGAATAAAGAATGAGTTTTCTTGGCCAATAAGAATGAAAATTCGTTATTTTTCTAAATCAAACAAAATCGTCACAAGCTTTTTCTTTTAAACACAAATAGGCCATCATGTGGCGATATTCCTTTTTTAAGTTAATCTCTTGTATCCAaactcataaaatacaacttacATAGTTtgtactttataaaaaaatttaaagcaaatttgctaatatatttttatgtttattataaatCCTATTGTAAATATTATTGGATTCTTTTTTTCATAAAGTCAAAACTATGGTTATTGGCTTTGTCTTTTTGCCGTAagtcaaatatcaaatttaaggTTTATGATTGAGAATTATGTGGAAGGCTTAAATGCCGTACGTAGATTAATTGGATTTATATTATGAATTTAcaatgtataattttatttaatattaactaCTCGGATGAtgacaaattataaaaataaaatattaaacttacTTCACCtactaataaaacattttagtttgGTATTATCACTTTCACAAatgaaatagaaaattataatatcaatatataaaatcttaac
This window encodes:
- the LOC107940877 gene encoding polygalacturonase 1 beta-like protein 3; this translates as MLNLWNLLFLSFVHFSSFSVTLGGVSGNPFTPKSSFIRYWNKELHKEIPNTHFLLSKVSPLTAVDSASFSKLAAHNNLASRLPSFCSSAKLFCFPDLSPSLEKHSKDVNFAVYLDRNFTNYDSDRLAGLDSFKNYSENDNVVIDSFRRYSRDSAGHKDQFSNYASASNVVDQSFNTYGGDATGGSENFNNYNHEVNVPNLRFTSYSDDSNGHGQTFTHYTEETNAGQQSFSNYGKNGNGVPNDFTSYGKDSNVMGSDFSGYGKTANGAKDTFTSYAFDSNNPVNGFKSYGDGGNAAVDSFSSYRDQSNVGDSSFQSYAKSSNGAKVDFDNYGQSFNEGTEKFTGYGQGADGQSIGFKIYGRNTTFKDYTKKGVTFSRYSNESSTTLGKVVISKWVEPGKFFREKMLKRGMVIPMPDIKDKMPARSFLPRTILSKIPFSSSEIDQLKWIFHAGDNSTLGTIMLDALKECERLPSPGETKRCVGSAEDMVDFATSVLGRNVEVRTTQNVNGSKKNIMIGSVGKIDGGKVTKSVSCHQSLYPYLLYYCHSVPKVRVYEADILDPDSMEKINHGVAICHLDTSSWSSGHGAFLALGSGPGRIEVCHWIFENDMTWTIADS